A stretch of the Enoplosus armatus isolate fEnoArm2 chromosome 13, fEnoArm2.hap1, whole genome shotgun sequence genome encodes the following:
- the stoml3b gene encoding stomatin (EPB72)-like 3b — MEMEDQMESQKRRGVSKEDLISERTGSLGCIGWVIVILSGLFTLLLFPITIWFCLKIVQEYERAVIFRLGRITDRRAKGPGIFFILPCTDSFVKVDLRTVSFDIPPQEILTKDSVTVCVDGVVYFQVSDPIASVANVSNADFSTRLLAQTTLRNVLGTKNLAELLSDREGIAHSMQSSLDEATDNWGIKVERVEIKDVKLPHQLQRAMAAEAEAAREARAKVIAAEGEMNASRALKEASLVIAESPSALQLRYLQTLNTIAAEKNSTIIFPLPMDIISHFMRK, encoded by the exons ATGGAAATGGAGGACCAAATGGAAAGccagaagagaagaggagtgaGCAAAGAAGATTTGATAT cTGAACGGACAGGGTCTTTGGGATGCATTGGATGGGTCATAGTCATATTATCTGGCCTCTTCACACTTTTGCTCTTTCCCATCACCATCTGGTTTTGTCTGAAG ATTGTTCAGGAGTACGAGCGCGCTGTCATCTTCAGACTGGGACGCATCACAGACAGGAGGGCTAAAGGACCAG GAATTTTCTTTATCCTGCCGTGCACTGATTCCTTTGTGAAAGTGGATCTGCGAACTGTTTCATTTGACATCCCACCACAAGAG ATCCTGACCAAGGACTCAGTTACAGTTTGTGTGGATGGAGTGGTGTACTTCCAGGTCAGTGACCCCATCGCGTCTGTGGCCAACGTATCTAATGCGGACTTCTCCACCCGTCTGCTGGCTCAAACCACCCTCAGGAATGTCCTGGGGACTAAGAACCTGGCTGAGCTCTTGTCTGACCGTGAGGGCATCGCTCACAGCATGCAG agCAGCCTGGATGAAGCCACAGACAACTGGGGCATCAAGGTGGAGCGTGTGGAGATTAAAGATGTGAAGCTGCCacatcagctgcagagagcCATGGCGGCTGAAGCAGAGGCTGCACGAGAGGCCAGAGCCAAG GTGATTGCAGCAGAGGGTGAGATGAACGCATCGCGTGCCCTGAAGGAGGCGTCCCTCGTGATCGCAGAGTCTCCGTCAGCGCTACAGCTTCGCTACCTGCAGACTCTCAACACCATCGCAGCCGAGAAGAACTCCACCATCATCTTCCCCCTGCCCATGGATATCATATCTCACTTCATGCGGAAGTGA